Proteins encoded in a region of the Geobacillus genomosp. 3 genome:
- the lpdA gene encoding dihydrolipoyl dehydrogenase: protein MAKEYDVVILGGGTGGYVAAIRASQLGLKTAVVEKGKLGGTCLHAGCIPSKALLRSAEVYAQTKNGEAFGVIADGVRLDFAKVQARKAAIVEQLHKGVQHLMKKGKIDVYAGTGRLLGPSIFSPLPGTVSVEMNDGSENEMLVPKFVVIATGSRPRTLPGLEPDGELVMTSDEALQMEALPSSILIVGGGVIGMEWASMLNDFGVDVTVLEYADRILPTEDEDVSKEMEKLLRRRGVNIVTGARVLAETLEKGNGVTIQAEHQGERKTFTADKMLVSVGRQANIEGIGLENTEIVVEKGYIQTNEFGQTKESHIYAIGDVIGGLQLAHVAAHEGIVAIEHVAGHNPAPIDYTTVPRCIYTRPEAAAVGLTEQEAKAKGYDVKVGKFPFKAIGKALVFGEAEGFVKIIADRKTDDVLGVHMVGPHVTDLISEAGLARVLDAAPWEVAHAIHPHPTLSEAMAEAALAVDGKAIHF, encoded by the coding sequence ATGGCAAAAGAATACGATGTCGTCATTCTCGGCGGAGGAACGGGTGGCTATGTGGCCGCCATTCGCGCCTCGCAGCTCGGGTTGAAAACGGCCGTTGTGGAAAAAGGGAAGCTCGGCGGCACGTGCCTGCACGCTGGCTGCATTCCGTCCAAAGCGCTGCTTCGCAGTGCCGAAGTGTACGCACAAACGAAAAACGGCGAGGCATTTGGCGTCATCGCCGACGGCGTGCGCCTTGATTTTGCCAAAGTGCAGGCGCGCAAAGCGGCGATTGTTGAGCAGCTCCACAAAGGCGTGCAGCATTTGATGAAAAAAGGGAAAATCGATGTGTACGCCGGCACCGGCCGCCTGCTCGGCCCGTCGATCTTTTCCCCGCTGCCGGGGACGGTGTCGGTCGAAATGAACGACGGCAGCGAAAACGAAATGCTCGTCCCGAAATTCGTCGTCATCGCCACCGGTTCGCGTCCGCGCACGCTGCCGGGGCTTGAGCCGGACGGCGAATTGGTGATGACGTCCGATGAAGCGCTGCAAATGGAGGCGCTCCCGTCGTCCATCTTGATCGTTGGCGGCGGCGTAATCGGCATGGAATGGGCGTCCATGCTTAATGATTTCGGCGTTGACGTGACGGTGCTGGAATATGCCGATCGCATTTTGCCGACAGAAGATGAAGACGTGTCAAAAGAAATGGAAAAACTGCTCCGCCGCCGCGGTGTCAACATCGTCACGGGAGCGCGGGTGCTCGCGGAAACGCTCGAGAAAGGAAACGGCGTCACGATCCAAGCGGAGCATCAAGGCGAGCGGAAAACGTTTACGGCCGACAAGATGCTTGTTTCCGTCGGGCGGCAGGCGAACATTGAGGGGATCGGCTTGGAAAACACCGAGATTGTCGTGGAGAAGGGGTATATTCAAACGAACGAGTTCGGCCAAACGAAAGAATCGCACATTTACGCGATCGGCGATGTCATCGGCGGCCTGCAGCTTGCCCACGTCGCCGCCCATGAAGGGATCGTCGCCATTGAACATGTAGCCGGGCATAACCCGGCGCCGATCGACTACACGACGGTGCCCCGCTGCATTTACACCCGGCCGGAAGCCGCTGCCGTCGGCTTAACGGAACAGGAAGCGAAGGCGAAAGGCTATGACGTCAAAGTCGGCAAGTTTCCGTTTAAAGCCATTGGCAAGGCGTTGGTGTTCGGCGAAGCGGAAGGATTTGTAAAAATTATCGCTGACCGCAAGACGGACGATGTGCTCGGCGTTCATATGGTCGGGCCGCACGTGACCGATTTGATTTCCGAGGCGGGGCTTGCCCGCGTGCTCGATGCGGCTCCGTGGGAAGTGGCCCACGCGATCCATCCGCACCCGACGTTGTCAGAGGCGATGGCGGAAGCGGCGTTGGCGGTCGACGGCAAAGCTATTCATTTTTAA
- a CDS encoding thiamine pyrophosphate-dependent dehydrogenase E1 component subunit alpha, producing the protein MAQNRHQALGLSDDTVLEMYETMLLARKLDERMWLLNRAGKIPFVISCQGQEAAQVGAAFALDRTKDYVLPYYRDVGVVLTFGMTPRELMLAAFAKAEDPNSGGRQMPGHFGKKKNRIVTGSSPVTTQVPHAVGFALAAKMEKKDFVAFVTFGEGSSNQGDFHEGANFAGVHKLPVIFMCENNKYAISVPISKQLACEKVSDRAIGYGMPGYTVDGTDPLEVYRVVKEAADRARRGEGPTLIEAVTYRLTSHSSDDDHRVYRTEEELAEARAKDPIVSFANYLKETGVLTDERDEEIQARVMKEVNEATDYAEKAPYAEPEHALRYVYAEE; encoded by the coding sequence ATGGCGCAAAACCGTCATCAGGCGCTTGGATTAAGCGATGACACGGTGTTGGAAATGTATGAAACGATGCTCTTGGCCCGCAAGCTCGATGAGCGGATGTGGCTGTTAAACCGGGCGGGGAAAATTCCGTTCGTCATCTCATGCCAAGGACAGGAAGCGGCGCAAGTCGGCGCGGCGTTCGCCCTTGACCGCACGAAAGACTATGTCTTGCCGTATTACCGCGATGTGGGCGTTGTCCTGACGTTTGGCATGACGCCGAGAGAATTGATGTTGGCGGCGTTTGCCAAGGCGGAAGACCCGAACTCCGGCGGCCGGCAAATGCCAGGGCATTTCGGGAAAAAGAAAAACCGGATCGTCACCGGTTCATCGCCCGTGACGACGCAAGTGCCGCATGCGGTTGGCTTTGCGCTGGCGGCGAAAATGGAAAAGAAAGATTTTGTCGCCTTCGTCACGTTCGGCGAAGGGTCGTCGAACCAAGGCGACTTCCATGAAGGGGCGAACTTCGCCGGCGTTCATAAACTCCCAGTCATCTTTATGTGCGAAAACAACAAGTACGCCATTTCCGTGCCCATTTCGAAACAACTCGCGTGCGAAAAGGTGTCCGACCGCGCCATCGGCTATGGCATGCCGGGCTATACGGTCGACGGCACCGACCCGCTCGAAGTGTACCGCGTCGTGAAAGAAGCGGCTGACCGCGCCCGCCGCGGCGAAGGGCCGACGCTCATCGAGGCCGTGACATACCGGCTGACGTCGCACTCGTCGGACGATGACCACCGCGTCTATCGGACGGAAGAAGAGCTCGCCGAAGCGCGCGCCAAAGACCCGATCGTGTCGTTTGCCAACTATTTGAAAGAAACGGGCGTTTTGACCGATGAACGGGATGAAGAAATTCAAGCGCGCGTCATGAAGGAAGTGAACGAAGCGACTGACTACGCTGAGAAGGCGCCGTACGCCGAGCCGGAGCATGCGCTTCGCTACGTGTATGCCGAGGAGTAA